From Camelina sativa cultivar DH55 chromosome 5, Cs, whole genome shotgun sequence:
CATCACAGGGCTTTTAGTCATTGCCCAGACTTCTACTGGAGCATCACggaacaaaacaagaagatacCTGAAAGCAAGCTGTTCAAGACTTTTTTAATCCTTTTGTAAAGCCTCTGAAAAAGTAAAGAGACCAACCTCCCAGAAGATGAAGCCCTAAGAGCTCTTATAGGAGCTCGCTCTGGTCTTAGCAAAACTCGAAAGCCTCTACTGACGCCACTTCTAAGACATGTGACGACGAGCTTATTAATATACCCACCTTTCCGTTTACTCACCTGACACCGCAAAGCAACATTATCGTGTTCATGTAGTGGAAAAATCGAACAAATACTATTTAAGGATCTGATGgaataattttcctttttttttacctgaCTACAAGAAAATGACACGATTCTCGAATTTCCTAGCCAATTTAAACCCCTTATACTACTAGTGTGTGCAGAGAAACTTGTTGCCACTGCGTTTGCAGACACATCAACCACATCAATTGTGCCAGCTTCAGTTCCCAAAGCTACAAGAGGAACTACTACAGCAGGAAAATTCCCTCCACCTTCATACAAAGATATATTCTTCTCCATCAACTtgagattttcatttttatttaacatttaaaagaaCGATGCAACTCACGAGCCAAAGTTGCTGTCATGGAAGGGGTTGGTACCGCAAGCACAGTCACTGTAGACGAGAGAAGCTGAAGTTGTCCAACTAATTTCATCtgttttaatgaattttttgtaaacacaaaaaaaaacaaatcaagaaggGAAAAGATAAAGCAAACAAGTTTCCAAGTCCGTCATCATAAACCTCGAAAGATATATTTGGGAGGAGATCTTGACTGTCATAGGTTGGACTGTCTAGAAGCGCCTTGTCATTAGTCTGAGGGTTAAAATTCTCATCCCCATCACCATCCCCTTCTCCATTGAAAGTCATGATCCAACTCCATATTTTACCGTCATCAGATATAGATATGAAATGTGTTTCGAAACGAAGAAAAGCATCGTTGttgaaatcaaaagaaatctCAGGCTCCGAACTATCCAGAAGACCATCTGAATGGATAGTCCTCATGTTCTGGAAGGTTGAGTCCAATTGGGAGATAAGAAGAGTTAAAAGAGAGGGTGATGGTACATAATTACCAATCGTTGGTATCAACTCCTCAATTCCACATAAGACATGAACCTGTTCAcctctacaaaaaaaacagaatactCAAATTGAGAGAAGATcacagagagaaacaaagatgaGAAGAAAACTTCCTGGCTCACTCTTTCCTTCGCCAAATGCTGAGCCTGCCATCGAGGTGAAGGCAGTATAGAGCCTCGTGGTTTGGGTCTGACAAAACGTTTACAAACTTGGCGTAGCCACGAGGTAATGCAACTACGTACAAGGCTGCTTCATATTTCAAATCAAACACGACAAGCTCTCTGGGAAAGATGGCGAAAAGAATGTGTTTCCAATGCggtgagaaagaaaaatttgcGGAATAGAGAGGAAAAACGGCTGATGCAGGAGAGGTTGAGTGACTGCTATTAGCAACGGCTTCCCGTTCTAGCTTTTCTAGATCACTGCAATCCGTTTGGATATGAAACTCCTTCGAAGGGACGTCATTCTCAGTTATCCCAAGAATTTTCACGGAAAGTAGAAACCCTTTAAGGCCAAGGACACAAAAATGGCGGGAATCAAATGGATCACAATGAATGCAGGATAAAAACTCAGGCAACGCGTCGTACTTCCAGAATAATTGTCCAGAATCCGTGTAGAGCGAGAGAGATGAAGGACCAGAAATAGCAGCAAGGACATAGGATTCTGGCCGAGCCAATACCCAACAGAGGTCCTGTATGCCACCGCATCCAAGGACCTTCCCTCTAGCATTCTCACAAGTTTGTTCAATCCATAGGCGGATAGAACGCAGGCGGAAGTCAACGAGAGCAATGCGGCCGAGGTGATCACCTACAGCTATGAGGAGATCAGAGTCGAAGAGATTACGCTGGACAGGAATAGGAGCCCAACGAACAGAAGTAATCGTGGAATATGCACAAGAGATAGGGGAAGGGAGAGAGACGGTCGAAATGAGCTGGAGGGGTCGTGACTCAATGAGAGAGACAGAAGAACCAGAGGCCAATGCGAGGAGGCCCGAGGCGCTGAGGTCAGCGGCATATAGGTTGCTCCGGGTCGGTGGTCCGGGAAGAATACTGTCGGAGGAGGaccacatttttttaattttgtcgcTCTGAGCATTGTGGaatttgtatgttttgtgtTTGGAGGGAGAGAGAATTAGAGGCTAACGAGGATGCGCTTCTCTTTAGGCTGAAGACTCTCCATAACTGAAACCACAAACCATTAggatcttttttttctctacattACTAGCTACACTTTCAGTCGCTTCCTATTTTTATCCTCTACTTCTACCTCCACAAAACCAGTCTTATATAATACACAAAACTGTAGCAGAACCCAAGGGCCTGCCAGATCATGAAAGATTTGACTATGATCTCATAATCTGAAACCGACGTAGATCATGTAGACTAATCAGAAACacaatacatattcttaatCCCCCATATCCGTTGATGTCCTCAGTATATACTCCAACAAATCTAACGAGAGACCCAAATTGATGTATAAATTTGTTTAcataagatgtatatatatataagattgcCCAATGATAATTTTCTCAACATCCATGGGTTATACCATGTATGATAATTCCAACCAATTTGCGCTCCTACCATTTCGTTAGCCTCTCAAACCTAGTAATAATTGCTACTAATGTATTACAAATCCGAGGATCCTAGCACCAAATCTCACACCATTTCTCCACTTATATCATGAGGAAAATCCAGACAGAGATGACCAATGCCACATAGTAACGGGCTGCctgcaacaaaacacaaaagatcCGATCACTATGCATTTGCTTGAATCTGAATATACAGTCTGGATTGAGTTTCAAAGAGTttaatataatacataatggCTATGGTCATTGCaaaacttacaaatatactACGGCGTCTTTAATCACAGAATTCATACCTTGGATGACGAGATGAGTGACTTGGTAGCATCAGACTTGAGACTGTTGAATCCAATGTCGTATGATATGGTTCCATCAGGTTTAAAAAGTCCAAAATGTGTTTCAGAACTCTTTCcaggttttgagttttcattgAACAATGCAAAGATATAGGCTTTGAGCACCATTTTTGGTCTAAGAGGTGTCCCTTTCTTCTTTGCAAGCCTCTTCCTGAGGTTATAGTTATAGGTTCTTGCGTTATCCGGTGTAGCTGCAGGTTCATCTGAATCGCCTTTAGAAGCCCACCCAGTTTCAGTGATCATTACCTCCATCTTGTTGAAGCCAGCATCTTGCAGGGCCATGTAGGCGGCATCGATCTGAGCATCAAGCATGTTGTCATAATGCAGATTGGTTTTGGGGTCATATATGCCTTCCGTTGGCTTGAAGAGAGCATAGTTGATGTCAATCTCTTTGGGATTATAAGTGTAGGCCAAAAAAGGGTAAGCATTCAAACAAAAAGGAGAGCCAATCTGATGAAAGAAGTCCAAAAGTGGCTTCATGAACTGAACAACGTTCTCTTTAAACACACAAGACGATGGAGGGTATGAATCAGCAAACACAGCCTGTGAGTGAGCTGTGGTGATCTGCACCGTTTCCTCcagattcatttttttcaacGCATTGTAAACATTTTTAGCTGCACCAAGTAAGGCTCCAGACAGTTCTGAATCACCGCCTCCAAGAACTTCATTACCAATAGCGATACCACGGATCCGAGTCTTTGGTAGGAAAGACTGAACATTATCTTTGACCCAAGTGAAAGCATGATCAGCATTTGAACTCATCTCTTTTAGAAACCCATTGGGGAGTCCAACCACAAGATCTAAACCAGTCCCACTGAAAGCTTCAAGGACTGTGTGATCTGCATCGTATATACGCACATTCCGAATTTTAGCTTGCTTTAGAAGTAAGACTACTTTATCTGGAGACGGGATGTTATCCGCAATCCTTCCATAATTTATACCATAGGTTCCAACAAACGCTCCTCCTTCCACTTGAAACTCTGATAACACAAACTAACCCTTTTAGGTTTACATCAAAGCAAATCCAAGATCCAACTATGTTTGATCAATCGACGAAATTAGCGTAAGTAAGAACTAAATCTAGACTAAAcctagaattttatttttagatatacaGTAATAGAGGAAGGAAAGGTACAGTACCTATCGAAATCagagtgaaggagaagaagaagaagaggaagttgaGAAGAAGCGACTTCGAACTTCTCATCTGAGAAAAGTTATCAGAAAACTGGAGAAAACAATgtggaagaagatggagaggaGGTCATCGAGAGGAAACGGGAATCTGATTCGACAAGGACATCATCAAACCCATAAAAAGGTTCAGATTCTTCCGATCgaaacacttttttttaattggtttccaGTAACAAAACCAAAGGAGAAAGTCTACAAGAGATTGATCGCTAACGAAGATGATGATTCTACTTCACTTGAATGATTgcaaaattgatttttctttttttctgggttttgggCTTTTCCACACTGTCTCGAATATATGTATGAATAAGTTGCTATTCTTTATAAAGAAgctattgacaaaaaaaaaaaaaaaaaaaaaaattgcaattcttaccttttttttcttttttcaatttagctaaattcaatttatttaaattcaaaaaaagttttcattaaGATGGGAAATTAAAAATTTCGTAGTTATTAAGTAGTGACGTGGTTGAACGTACCACTACCAACATTACAGCTAAATCAGACGTGGTTGGACCTCATTGTATCGCTTTTTCTAAAGTGCTTCTTTAGTTTCGCAAAAGggaaaattctcaaaaaaaaatcatgaacttgtccgaaaaaaataaacattttttttaaaaaatatcttaaaataacattaaactaaattttatggataatactatatattttataaattttcaaaaatagcactatttaatatattaaaatatttaaaattaatttttaatttttttttaggtttgggttctcaatttcatatttagggtatagttttgaaggATAcggtttaatattttgaatttaaaatttaattttaaaatattaattggtgctatttttgaaatttaagagATATTAtgctaagtttgaaaaaaaaaattattttgatgctatttttaaaaatttttttttttgttattagataAACACATACAAACTATTTTTCAGCTgacaaaaatattatgattttttattttctaatttttcatgtCTCTGTTACTACTATTAACAGAGATCGTGAAagcattattatttttgataaaaatatctagaaacaaacttaaattattaaattttttttaaaaaaaagacatgaattatttttttgctagAAAAATACGAAAAATTCTTTCCATTAACAATGTTTGataattataacttataacttcCTTTGTTCCCTTAAACATCATACAAGTTCACATTACCATTTAGGACAActaaaatcaagaacaaaaatataaaattagattagttgatttctaaatttctcaattagttttataaaatatgcttGTTTACTAGGGATACCACATTTTTTGGTACTTTTATGTTTGATATACTTTTTAACTTGAGATccaaacatttaaattaagatttaaaaataaatttttatcatattttatcaaaaaaaattattgagtcAAGTAAAATGGAAAAGGTTTTGCATAGTAATAGATTGTTTTTAAACTcgaactattttaaattttcagataAGTTTTTTCACGAGTTCGAGATAggcctcaatttttttttttttttttactttgtagtCTTCTTTTAATTAGTATACTACTAGTTACAAATCACAATATGTTATGATCTCTTCCGCACCTATTCCAAGTGCTAGATGAAGTCCAACTATTACGGTTTCGTACTCTTGTTCATTGTTTGATGGTAGTGAAAAAAAGTGAAACGATTGTTCCAGGATCTCCGAGAAAGTGGAAGCATTGTTGCAGTGGCCAACACCCTAGAGTTTCACTAAGCTAAGACGATTCCTTAAGCTGATAGGTTATTACCGGCAGTTTTTAATGAACTATGGTGAGCTCACTAGGACATTGATAAAACTACTTAAGAAGAGTAGGTCAGATAACCAAAAGCTACTGCCTCCAACCATGCTCTCAAGAAAGAAATTACTAGCCTACTAGTATTAGTTCTGTCAGATTTCAGTCAAAAGTTCACCATTGAGTCAGTTGCATAGGGTATAAGCGTAGAAATACTCTTATCTCAAAACAGAAGACCAATTGCATTCTTAAGtaaatctttttcttccaaGGATCGCATCAAGTCAGTGTATAAAGAAAGTTTTTGGCAATAGTAAAGAGAGTTTGCAAATTGAAACATTACTTGACATATCACGAGTTTGTTATAAAGTGTGACCAGTGGAGTCTTAGGCATCTTTTGGATCAACAGGTAGCCTTTACTCTTTAGTAGAGATGGACAGAAAAAATAATTGGGCTGAATTATAATAATGAGTACAAACGAGGGGTTGGAAACAGAGTAGTTGATGCTCTTTCTAAGGAGACCCCATTTGGAGAAAATTTAACAATTGACAATCAAGATAACTACTACTAAGATTTAGATAACTCTATATATTTCTCTGAGTCCTTATCATATTAGGATTTagctctatctctatctctagtTCTATCTCTATCTTTACACATCTCTACTTGTATAAATACCATTCTACATCTACATAAATAAACAAGCTTTCTACAAACtatttcatggtatcagagccctctaaattctaaattttttttttctcaaaagctTCCTCTGCATCTACAACTATGGCTACTAATCCTGATGGCACTCCTGTTACTTCCGGCGACGGTTCTTCTCCTCTAGCCCTTCCTGTTTCTACCTCTGCTTCAACGGAGACTTCTCCCTACTACCTTCATCCATCCGACAACCCTGGAGCTTTAATCACCTCTGTTCTCCTTCGAGGAGATAACTACTCAGAATGGGCAACCGAACTCTCCAACTCGTTGCAGGCTAAACAGAAACTTGGATTCATCAATGGATCTTTTGTTAAACCTGCTGCGGATCCAGACCTTTCTCGTTGGTTAGCAACCAACTCAATGATCGTTGGGTGGATTCGTACATCCATCGACCCAAAGATACGTTCTACGGTGACTTTTGTTCCTGAAGCACACAAACTTTGGGATAATCTACAACGTCGCTTCTCTGTCAAAAGTGGTGTCCGCATCCATCAACTCCGTGATGAAATCAACAACTGCTGCCAAAAAGGACAAACTGTTCAAGAATTCTTTGGTCGTCTTTCCAAACTGTGGGAAGATCTTGACACTTTGAAGACAACCCGCTCCTGCTCGTGTGATGCTTCTTCGGAGATTGAGAAAGAACGTGAAGACATCAGAGTTCACAAATTTCTCTTTGGTCTTGATGAGTCTCGTTTCCGCAACGTACGTTCTAAAATCATTGATGAAGACCCTCTACCTGATCTCAACACTGTTTACTCACGCGTTACTCGTGAAGAACAACATCTCAACTCTGCTCGCAACTCTGAGGTCAAAACAGACGCTGTCGGTTTCTCTGTCCAACACGATACCTCCAAGCTTGAAGAGTCTCGTGGTTCTATTGTCGCTGCTGTTCGCACTCGTGATCCTAATCGCTTCTGCACTCACTGCTCCCGTAAAGGCCATGATAATTCTGAGTGTTTTCTCCTTCATGGTTATCCTGAATGGTGGCAAGAACAACAACGTCAAAACTCTGCATCTGGTTCTGGACAACGTGGACGTGGTGGCGGTCGTTTCTCTAACTCAGGACGTGGTCGTGGCAGATCATATCCTCCTCGTGCTATCTCTAACAACGCCACAACTCCAACGAATGTAGGCTGGAACACCGATCAGATATCTCAACTACTGCAACTACTTCAAACTCCTCGTACTACGATCTCTTCTGAAAAGTTGTCCGGTAAAGCAAAATTCTCTGATATTATTATTGATACAGGGGCCTCTCATCACATGACGGGAAATCTATCTCTCCTTAGTGACGTCTTCGACATTCTACCTTCTGCGGTTACTTTTCCAGATGGGAAATCCTCTCGAGCCATAAAACGTGGCAAACTAGTCTTAAGTCGAGATTACTATCTCCTTGACGTCCTCTATGTTCCTGATTTCAATTGCACATTGATCTTTGTTTCACGTTTGCTCAAACAAACTGGTTGTATCGCCATATTTACTGATACTTTGTGTGTCTTGCAGGACCATTTTACGAAGACCCTGATTGGAACGGGGGAGGAACGTGACGGGGTTTATTATTTTACGGGTGTTACAGCTGCGCGTGTTCATCGGACTGCNNNNNNNNNNNNNNNNNNNNNNNNNNNNNNNNNNNNNNNNNNNNNNNNNNNNNNNNNNNNTTCAAGCTCGTCTCCCTCTCACTTTTTGGGGTGAAAGTATTCTAACTACAGCACATCTAATCAACTACACTCCAACTCAAGTTCTACAAGGCAAATCCCCTTATGAAGTTCTATTCAATGCTAAACCAGACTATACTCAGCTACGTGTCTTCGGTTGTCTTTGTTTTGCTCATCGTCGCTCTCGTGATAAAGATAAATTCGGGGACCGGAGCCGTCGTTGCATCTTTGTTGGTTATCCCTATGGCAAGAAAGCTTGGCATCTCTACGACATTGAAGGCAATGAGTTCTTTTCTAGTCGCGACGTTATCTTCTCCGAGGATGTTTTTCCTGGTGTTGACAACACTGACTACGTTACACCGCCTATGAACGCCTGTGATCCTACGGTTGATGATTGGTTGTTTCCAAGTCAGTCCTCAACTCTTATCTCTCCGCCGGCTCTTCCTCCGGTCTCCTCGCAGGATTCCACACCACTACCTTCTCCACCGGATATTCCAACTCCTAGTTCTCCTCCACCGTCTTCACCTTCTAGCTCCACTACCACTCCTGCCGATGCTGATCCTCGGACTCCAACACCTTCTTCTCCAGGTCTCCCTGAATTGCTTGGTAAAGGTCATCGACAGAAACTACCATCGGTTCTGTTAAGAGATTATGTGACACACTCTGTGCGCCTAAATAATAAACCCGGTCCACTCCTCTCTTCGTCTGATCTTGGTCTCTCGTTAACGCCCTCAGGTACCACTCTTTATCCCATTGCTGATTTTCACACTGACTCTCGTTTCTCTCCATCGCATCGTCTGTTTATGGCAGCCGTCTTACTTACGGATGAGCCGAAGTTTTACAAAGATGCGGCACAACTGAAAGTTTGGTGCGATGCAATGTCAAATGAGTTCACCGCTCTCGACTTGAATAATACATGGGACATTACTACTCTTCCGCCTGGTAAGAAATCTCTTGGTAGCAAATGGATATACAAGACGAAGTACCGTTCTGATGGTTCTTTAGAACGTCATAAAGCGCGCTTGGTTGTCCTTGGCAACAATCAGCAAGAGGGTGTCGACTACAAAGAAACATTTGCTCCTGTTATCATGCTCAAGACGGTCCGGTTTCTCCTTCGTTTAGCTGCTGCCAAGAATTGGGAAGTCCATCAAATGGACGTCCACAATGCGTTTCTTCATGGCGATCTCACTGAAGAAGTCTATATGAAACTCCCGCAAGGCTATCCTTGTTCTGATCCATCTAAGGTGTGTCGTCTCAAGAAATCTCTATACGGTCTCCGTCAAGCTCCCCGCTGCTGGTTCTCTAAACTTGCCAACGCTCTCCGCGACTTTGGTTTCTCTCAGAAGTATGCAGATTACTCTCTGTTTTCTAAGGTTCGAGGCTCTGTTTGCATTCATATCTTGGTGTACGTCGATGATTTCTTCATTGCGTGCAATGATACTACGGCTCTTCAGGACTTCAAAGACTATCTCCACAAatgttttcatatgaaagatctcGGCAAcctcaaatattttcttggtattgaGGTGGCACGCAGTGAGGCTGGTTTCTTTCTGTCTCAGCGTAAGTATGCGCTGGATATTATCGCCGAGACGGGTCTTCTTGGCTGTAAGCCTGCTCCGACGCCTGTTGAGCTCAACCATGGTCTTGCTGTTGCTAAAGGTCCTTCCGCGGATGTTC
This genomic window contains:
- the LOC104787079 gene encoding glucan endo-1,3-beta-glucosidase 14, with protein sequence MRSSKSLLLNFLFFFFSFTLISIEFQVEGGAFVGTYGINYGRIADNIPSPDKVVLLLKQAKIRNVRIYDADHTVLEAFSGTGLDLVVGLPNGFLKEMSSNADHAFTWVKDNVQSFLPKTRIRGIAIGNEVLGGGDSELSGALLGAAKNVYNALKKMNLEETVQITTAHSQAVFADSYPPSSCVFKENVVQFMKPLLDFFHQIGSPFCLNAYPFLAYTYNPKEIDINYALFKPTEGIYDPKTNLHYDNMLDAQIDAAYMALQDAGFNKMEVMITETGWASKGDSDEPAATPDNARTYNYNLRKRLAKKKGTPLRPKMVLKAYIFALFNENSKPGKSSETHFGLFKPDGTISYDIGFNSLKSDATKSLISSSKAARYYVALVISVWIFLMI